The following proteins are encoded in a genomic region of Bombus pyrosoma isolate SC7728 linkage group LG1, ASM1482585v1, whole genome shotgun sequence:
- the LOC122567419 gene encoding 39S ribosomal protein L34, mitochondrial, whose protein sequence is MIGTLFSSACQTFPRLASLSPIITTPWSLILSRTRMRYHFPRPNERRRIKRHGWDTRMSTLSGRKILMRRILKGKYVLSH, encoded by the exons atgaTAGGCACTTTATTCTCCAGTGCATGTCAAACATTTCC GCGGCTTGCATCGTTGAGTCCAATAATAACCACTCCATGGAGTCTTATATTGAGTAGAACTAGAATGAGATATCATTTTCCACGTCCTAATGAACGTCGTCGTATTAAACGACATGGATGGGATACAAGGATGTCAACTTTAAGTGGACGGAAAATTCTTATGAGAAGGATATTGAAAGGCAAATATGTACTTAGTCattaa